Proteins from one Triticum aestivum cultivar Chinese Spring chromosome 7A, IWGSC CS RefSeq v2.1, whole genome shotgun sequence genomic window:
- the LOC123148008 gene encoding protein SHORT ROOT IN SALT MEDIUM 1 isoform X2 yields MFPPKGPNPYGQQPPYGGQQSYGGQIPGSSGFGASAAAGARAGQGAAGQYGGPYASVYGTQQVGGVGGKGPDSSSLPSLPPHTSSLSQSSKFSSGSAGSNLARPNDDYMAVRGYAQKLDQYGTDYTSERRMYGEHSANLGRRDGLTDLDRRYPDHIPAAHQGSTMRHQPLLKAQLAPVSDMRQADYFAGRSAPIHQESQEIGTYGRAEADHRNLSILGNVPYGGQQTSSLLGGAPRTNIDSLGYGQGSSSSGYGMSLPPGRDYASGKGLLHPSSDSDYRDNILPRARQGISMVDERAIDRIGYRRELDLRDEERRRDLLLEREKELERERERELRDLRDRERERDRERERERERERDRERIRERERERERERQREHERERLRERREKEKERNKKHVADSRRERTPPRTPGDRRRSSSVRSEKPLRRLSPRRDAVHRHRSPIKEIKREYLCKVLPFRLVDEERDCLSLTKRYPRLSVIPDFSKIVLNWAKESLNLSLHTPVSLEHAICEDDDKADESALVSSENTSSTKTPETIWNAKVLLMSGMSNGAFADITSMRSTEERVVHLNNILKFAVFKKDRSLLAIGGPWNAALDGGDPVVDCSCLIRTAIRYVKELVQVDLSNCTSWNRFLEVHYNRVGNDGLFSHKEITVLFVPNLSECVPSMDIWRDNWIAYRKSKIEREELIMKKEKSPGDPKEQKQVLEEPSDAKSTNDQLKEGDGAAKIEKIDADMEMKEGDGAAKIEKIDAEMELKEGDGAAKIEKIDADMEEQGKDGDVNLAGDGGKNPDNVGEQVEKTVGVVEENTSGDASVDHVTEDKKPMKKKIIKKVVKVVRKKPTAEAPVDKSPQVDKNAVAETASKTVEKHIEQKSEDLGKEKAGAGIVQQPEAKKTGKKKVIRRIVKRKVPASATEPTALAAPAEASKQDVDVQPEKIVEGVTDAGNSQTKLEEGLKTPAEDISNQKKEEGLKTPAEDISNQKKEEGLKTPAEDTSNQKKEQELEIKGDIMTDDQKANTDKVNQQEVVEQKDPKIDETDGKSVKKTDDNETKDKDQKMDSKKKSPIDTKEKKKSDEPPKHPGFILQAKKSKEYKLRSTSLSLDGLLDYTANDTEESVFELSLFAESFSEMLQYRMGCVILSFLEKLYRQYVVRRNQRKRQREEDLKKEDTISLEKRLKTTDENVTGSTSGNPGKNDETIKEGGEKIIGDNSSASHEQLVKEDDEKMSTDHAAQDEMMKEGEEKIDADQSAAACDEPKADEKMEEEDPEYEEDPDEVEYEGDEDMDDATAEEPAEAQNEDNSNERETKPEEVTAEDDGKRTTENLKLEKAEEDKQSVAEKGDLKEVEEKSVGKEGKISGSQKGDSAKHDVVDKDLLQAFRYFDQNRVGYIKVDDLRCILHNLGKFLSNRDVKDMVQIALAESNSARDGRIIYTKLVKKADL; encoded by the exons ATGTTTCCGCCCAAAGGTCCCAATCCCTACGGGCAGCAGCCACCATACGGCGGGCAGCAATCTTACGGCGGCCAAATC CCTGGTAGCAGTGGATTTGGGGCCTCAGCTGCGGCAGGTGCCCGCGCCGGACAGGGTGCTGCTGGGCAGTATGGAGGGCCTTACGCGTCGGTGTATGGCACACAGCAG GTTGGGGGAGTTGGTGGCAAAGGTCCGGATTCTTCTAGTCTTCCTAGCCTGCCACCTCATACATCTTCACTATCTCAGTCATCCAAGTTCTCATCTGGATCTGCAGGGTCTAACTTGGCAAGACCAAACGATGACTATATGGCTGTGCGTGGATATGCACAGAAGCTAGACCAGTATGGTACCGATTACACATCAGAGAGAAGAATGTATGGTGAACACTCAGCTAATCTTGGCAGGAGGGATGGCCTTACTGATTTGGATAGAAGATATCCTGATCATATACCTGCAGCCCATCAG GGTTCAACAATGCGCCATCAGCCACTTCTGAAAGCTCAGCTGGCGCCTGTGTCTGATATGAG ACAAGCCGATTACTTTGCAGGAAGGTCCGCTCCAATCCATCAAGAATCTCAGGAAATTGGTACATATGGAAGGGCTGAAGCTGACCATCGCAACTTGTCCATTCTTGGGAATGTTCCATATGGAGGACAACAGACATCATCATTGTTGGGTGGCGCCCCTAGGACAAACATTGATAGTCTTGGCTATGGGCAAGGATCATCAAGCAGTGGTTATGGGATGAGTCTGCCCCCTGGTCGTGACTATGCCTCGGGGAAAGGCCTTCTCCATCCATCTTCAGATTCTGATTACCGTGACAACATCTTACCCCGTGCACGTCAAGGCATCTCCATGGTCGATGAACGTGCAATTGACCGGATTGGTTATCGTCGTGAGCTGGATCTAAGAGATGAGGAACGTCGAAGGGATCTGCTACTTGAAAGGGAAAAGGAGCTTGAACGGGAACGGGAACGGGAGTTGCGAGACCTTCGAGACCGTGAAAGAGAAAGAGACCGTGAAAGAGAAAGAGAACGTGAAAGGGAAAGGGACCGTGAAAGAATAAGGGAACGTGAAAGAGAAAGGGAGCGGGAGCGTCAAAGGGAACATGAAAGAGAACGTCTTCGCGAGCGCCGCGAGAAGGAGAAGGAGCGGAACAAGAAGCATGTAGCTGATTCAAGGCGTGAGCGCACTCCACCTAGAACCCCTGGTGATCGACGACGTTCTTCTTCTGTTAGGTCTGAGAAGCCTTTGCGGCGCCTTTCACCTCGACGTGATGCTGTGCATAG GCATCGTTCACCTATTAAAGAAATAAAGCGAGAATATTTGTGCAAG GTTTTGCCATTTCGTTTGGTGGATGAGGAGAGAGACTGTTTATCTTTGACAAAAAGATATCCTAGGCTATCAGTTATTCCAGATTTTTCTAAG ATTGTCTTGAACTGGGCTAAAGAAAGCCTAAATCTTTCGCTGCATACACCAGTGAG CCTGGAGCATGCCATCTGTGAAGATGACGATAAAGCTGATGAAAGCGCACTGGTCTCTTCTGAGAATACATCAAGCACAAAGACCCCTGAAACGATTTGGAATGCAAAG GTACTTCTGATGAGCGGTATGAGCAATGGCGCCTTTGCTGACATAACGTCGATGAGAAGTACTGAGGAACGAGTGGTGCACTTGAACAATATCTTAAAATTTGCTGTATTCAAGAAGGATCGTTCACTTCTTGCTATTGGAGGCCCTTGGAATGCAGCACTTGATGGTGGAGATCCAGTGGTTGACTGTTCTTGCTTGATTCGAACGGCTATCAG ATATGTGAAGGAACTGGTTCAAGTCGATCTATCTAATTGTACCAGTTGGAATCGTTTCCTCGAG GTCCATTACAACAGAGTTGGCAATGATGGACTTTTTAGTCACAAAGAAATTACTGTACTGTTTGTGCCAAACCTGTCGGAATGCGTACCATCTATGGATATATGGAGGGACAACTGGATCGCATACCGAAAATCAAAGATAGAAAGGGAGGAGCTGATTATGAAGAAGGAAAAG AGCCCAGGTGATCCAAAGGAACAGAAACAAG TTTTAGAGGAGCCAAGCGATGCTAAAAGTACGAATGATCAATTGAAGGAGGGTGATGGTGCTGCTAAGATTGAGAAAATTGATGCTGATATGGAAATGAAGGAGGGTGATGGTGCTGCCAAGATTGAGAAAATTGATGCTGAAATGGAACTGAAGGAGGGTGATGGTGCTGCCAAGATTGAGAAAATTGATGCTGATATGGAAGAGCAGGGCAAAGATGGAGATGTCAATCTTGCTGGTGATGGTGGGAAGAATCCTGACAATGTTGGGGAGCAAGTTGAGAAGACGGTGGGGGTTGTTGAAGAAAACACTTCTGGTGATGCTTCTGTTGACCATGTCACTGAGGATAAAAAGCCCatgaaaaagaaaataataaaaaaggTTGTGAAAGTTGTTCGAAAAAAGCCAACTGCTGAAGCTCCAGTGGATAAATCACCTCAGGTTGACAAGAATGCTGTGGCAGAAACTGCGAGCAAAACCGTCGAAAAGCACATTGAACAGAAAAGTGAGGATCTTGGGAAAGAGAAGGCGGGAGCTGGCATCGTTCAACAGCCTGAGGCTAAGAAAACTGGGAAGAAGAAGGTCATTCGCAGGATTGTTAAAAGAAAAGTTCCTGCTTCAGCGACTGAGCCAACAGCCCTTGCTGCACCTGCTGAGGCAAGTAAACAAGATGTGGATGTTCAGCCGGAGAAGATTGTTGAAGGCGTCACTGACGCTGGGAATTCACAGACTAAGCTGGAAGAAGGATTGAAAACTCCTGCTGAAGATATTTCAAACCAGAAGAAAGAAGAAGGATTGAAAACTCCAGCTGAGGATATTTCAAACCAGAAGAAAGAAGAAGGATTGAAAACTCCTGCTGAAGATACCTCAAATCAGAAGAAAGAACAGGAGCTGGAGATAAAGGGAGACATAATGACTGATGATCAAAAGGCAAATACAGATAAGGTTAACCAGCAGGAAGTTGTGGAACAGAAAGATCCAAAAATTGATGAAACAGACGGGAAGAGTGTCAAGAAAACGGATGACAACGAAACAAAGGATAAAGACCAGAAGATGGACTCAAAGAAAAAGTCGCCCATTGACACCAAAGAAAAGAAGAAGTCTGATGAACCTCCTAAACACCCAGGATTCATTCTCCAGGCCAAAAAGAGCAAAGAATATAAA CTCCGGTCAACATCCCTTTCATTGGATGGCCTCCTGGACTACACCGCCAATGATACAGAGGAGTCTGTATTTGAG CTTTCTTTGTTTGCTGAGTCTTTCAGCGAAATGCTTCAATACAGAATGGGTTGTGTGATCCTGTCTTTTcttgag AAACTTTACAGGCAGTATGTTGTGAGGAGGAATCAACGTAAGCGCCAAAGAGAGGAAGATCTAAAGAAGGAAGACACAATATCCTTGGAGAAGCGACTAAAGACAACTGATGAAAATGTAACTGGAAGTACCTCAGGTAACCCAGGTAAAAATGATGAAACAATAAAAGAGGGTGGAGAAAAGATAATTGGTGATAATTCATCAGCTTCCCATGAGCAACTGGTAAAAGAGGATGACGAGAAGATGAGTACAGATCATGCTGCCCAGGATGAAATGATGAAAGAGGGTGAGGAAAAGATTGACGCAGATCAGTCAGCAGCTGCCTGTGATGAACCTAAAGCTGATGAGAAAATGGAGGAAGAAGATCCTGAATATGAAGAAGATCCCGATGAAGTAGAATATGAAGGCGACGAGGACATGGATGATGCCACTGCTGAAGAGCCGGCAGAAGCACAG AATGAGGATAACTCAAACGAAAGAGAAACCAAGCCAGAAGAGGTAACTGCAGAAGATGATGGAAAGAGGACAACGGAGAATCTTAAGTTGGAAAAAGCAGAAGAGGACAAGCAGTCTGTAGCAGAGAAAGGAGATTTGAAAGAAGTTGAAGAGAAATCTGTTGGTAAGGAGGGAAAGATATCTGGTTCACAAAAAGGAGATTCAGCGAAACATGATGTGGTTGATAAGGACCTGTTGCAG GCTTTTAGGTACTTCGACCAAAACAGAGTTGGTTATATAAAG GTGGATGATTTAAGGTGCATCCTTCACAACTTGGGGAAATTTTTATCCAACAGGGATGTGAAG GACATGGTTCAAATTGCTCTTGCTGAGAGCAATTCTGCAAGGGATGGTCGCATTATCTATACAAAGCTTGTCAAGAAAGCTGACCTCTGA
- the LOC123148008 gene encoding protein SHORT ROOT IN SALT MEDIUM 1 isoform X1 codes for MFPPKGPNPYGQQPPYGGQQSYGGQIPGSSGFGASAAAGARAGQGAAGQYGGPYASVYGTQQVGGVGGKGPDSSSLPSLPPHTSSLSQSSKFSSGSAGSNLARPNDDYMAVRGYAQKLDQYGTDYTSERRMYGEHSANLGRRDGLTDLDRRYPDHIPAAHQIHDRVEQGSTMRHQPLLKAQLAPVSDMRQADYFAGRSAPIHQESQEIGTYGRAEADHRNLSILGNVPYGGQQTSSLLGGAPRTNIDSLGYGQGSSSSGYGMSLPPGRDYASGKGLLHPSSDSDYRDNILPRARQGISMVDERAIDRIGYRRELDLRDEERRRDLLLEREKELERERERELRDLRDRERERDRERERERERERDRERIRERERERERERQREHERERLRERREKEKERNKKHVADSRRERTPPRTPGDRRRSSSVRSEKPLRRLSPRRDAVHRHRSPIKEIKREYLCKVLPFRLVDEERDCLSLTKRYPRLSVIPDFSKIVLNWAKESLNLSLHTPVSLEHAICEDDDKADESALVSSENTSSTKTPETIWNAKVLLMSGMSNGAFADITSMRSTEERVVHLNNILKFAVFKKDRSLLAIGGPWNAALDGGDPVVDCSCLIRTAIRYVKELVQVDLSNCTSWNRFLEVHYNRVGNDGLFSHKEITVLFVPNLSECVPSMDIWRDNWIAYRKSKIEREELIMKKEKSPGDPKEQKQVLEEPSDAKSTNDQLKEGDGAAKIEKIDADMEMKEGDGAAKIEKIDAEMELKEGDGAAKIEKIDADMEEQGKDGDVNLAGDGGKNPDNVGEQVEKTVGVVEENTSGDASVDHVTEDKKPMKKKIIKKVVKVVRKKPTAEAPVDKSPQVDKNAVAETASKTVEKHIEQKSEDLGKEKAGAGIVQQPEAKKTGKKKVIRRIVKRKVPASATEPTALAAPAEASKQDVDVQPEKIVEGVTDAGNSQTKLEEGLKTPAEDISNQKKEEGLKTPAEDISNQKKEEGLKTPAEDTSNQKKEQELEIKGDIMTDDQKANTDKVNQQEVVEQKDPKIDETDGKSVKKTDDNETKDKDQKMDSKKKSPIDTKEKKKSDEPPKHPGFILQAKKSKEYKLRSTSLSLDGLLDYTANDTEESVFELSLFAESFSEMLQYRMGCVILSFLEKLYRQYVVRRNQRKRQREEDLKKEDTISLEKRLKTTDENVTGSTSGNPGKNDETIKEGGEKIIGDNSSASHEQLVKEDDEKMSTDHAAQDEMMKEGEEKIDADQSAAACDEPKADEKMEEEDPEYEEDPDEVEYEGDEDMDDATAEEPAEAQNEDNSNERETKPEEVTAEDDGKRTTENLKLEKAEEDKQSVAEKGDLKEVEEKSVGKEGKISGSQKGDSAKHDVVDKDLLQAFRYFDQNRVGYIKVDDLRCILHNLGKFLSNRDVKDMVQIALAESNSARDGRIIYTKLVKKADL; via the exons ATGTTTCCGCCCAAAGGTCCCAATCCCTACGGGCAGCAGCCACCATACGGCGGGCAGCAATCTTACGGCGGCCAAATC CCTGGTAGCAGTGGATTTGGGGCCTCAGCTGCGGCAGGTGCCCGCGCCGGACAGGGTGCTGCTGGGCAGTATGGAGGGCCTTACGCGTCGGTGTATGGCACACAGCAG GTTGGGGGAGTTGGTGGCAAAGGTCCGGATTCTTCTAGTCTTCCTAGCCTGCCACCTCATACATCTTCACTATCTCAGTCATCCAAGTTCTCATCTGGATCTGCAGGGTCTAACTTGGCAAGACCAAACGATGACTATATGGCTGTGCGTGGATATGCACAGAAGCTAGACCAGTATGGTACCGATTACACATCAGAGAGAAGAATGTATGGTGAACACTCAGCTAATCTTGGCAGGAGGGATGGCCTTACTGATTTGGATAGAAGATATCCTGATCATATACCTGCAGCCCATCAG ATTCATGACCGTGTAGAGCAG GGTTCAACAATGCGCCATCAGCCACTTCTGAAAGCTCAGCTGGCGCCTGTGTCTGATATGAG ACAAGCCGATTACTTTGCAGGAAGGTCCGCTCCAATCCATCAAGAATCTCAGGAAATTGGTACATATGGAAGGGCTGAAGCTGACCATCGCAACTTGTCCATTCTTGGGAATGTTCCATATGGAGGACAACAGACATCATCATTGTTGGGTGGCGCCCCTAGGACAAACATTGATAGTCTTGGCTATGGGCAAGGATCATCAAGCAGTGGTTATGGGATGAGTCTGCCCCCTGGTCGTGACTATGCCTCGGGGAAAGGCCTTCTCCATCCATCTTCAGATTCTGATTACCGTGACAACATCTTACCCCGTGCACGTCAAGGCATCTCCATGGTCGATGAACGTGCAATTGACCGGATTGGTTATCGTCGTGAGCTGGATCTAAGAGATGAGGAACGTCGAAGGGATCTGCTACTTGAAAGGGAAAAGGAGCTTGAACGGGAACGGGAACGGGAGTTGCGAGACCTTCGAGACCGTGAAAGAGAAAGAGACCGTGAAAGAGAAAGAGAACGTGAAAGGGAAAGGGACCGTGAAAGAATAAGGGAACGTGAAAGAGAAAGGGAGCGGGAGCGTCAAAGGGAACATGAAAGAGAACGTCTTCGCGAGCGCCGCGAGAAGGAGAAGGAGCGGAACAAGAAGCATGTAGCTGATTCAAGGCGTGAGCGCACTCCACCTAGAACCCCTGGTGATCGACGACGTTCTTCTTCTGTTAGGTCTGAGAAGCCTTTGCGGCGCCTTTCACCTCGACGTGATGCTGTGCATAG GCATCGTTCACCTATTAAAGAAATAAAGCGAGAATATTTGTGCAAG GTTTTGCCATTTCGTTTGGTGGATGAGGAGAGAGACTGTTTATCTTTGACAAAAAGATATCCTAGGCTATCAGTTATTCCAGATTTTTCTAAG ATTGTCTTGAACTGGGCTAAAGAAAGCCTAAATCTTTCGCTGCATACACCAGTGAG CCTGGAGCATGCCATCTGTGAAGATGACGATAAAGCTGATGAAAGCGCACTGGTCTCTTCTGAGAATACATCAAGCACAAAGACCCCTGAAACGATTTGGAATGCAAAG GTACTTCTGATGAGCGGTATGAGCAATGGCGCCTTTGCTGACATAACGTCGATGAGAAGTACTGAGGAACGAGTGGTGCACTTGAACAATATCTTAAAATTTGCTGTATTCAAGAAGGATCGTTCACTTCTTGCTATTGGAGGCCCTTGGAATGCAGCACTTGATGGTGGAGATCCAGTGGTTGACTGTTCTTGCTTGATTCGAACGGCTATCAG ATATGTGAAGGAACTGGTTCAAGTCGATCTATCTAATTGTACCAGTTGGAATCGTTTCCTCGAG GTCCATTACAACAGAGTTGGCAATGATGGACTTTTTAGTCACAAAGAAATTACTGTACTGTTTGTGCCAAACCTGTCGGAATGCGTACCATCTATGGATATATGGAGGGACAACTGGATCGCATACCGAAAATCAAAGATAGAAAGGGAGGAGCTGATTATGAAGAAGGAAAAG AGCCCAGGTGATCCAAAGGAACAGAAACAAG TTTTAGAGGAGCCAAGCGATGCTAAAAGTACGAATGATCAATTGAAGGAGGGTGATGGTGCTGCTAAGATTGAGAAAATTGATGCTGATATGGAAATGAAGGAGGGTGATGGTGCTGCCAAGATTGAGAAAATTGATGCTGAAATGGAACTGAAGGAGGGTGATGGTGCTGCCAAGATTGAGAAAATTGATGCTGATATGGAAGAGCAGGGCAAAGATGGAGATGTCAATCTTGCTGGTGATGGTGGGAAGAATCCTGACAATGTTGGGGAGCAAGTTGAGAAGACGGTGGGGGTTGTTGAAGAAAACACTTCTGGTGATGCTTCTGTTGACCATGTCACTGAGGATAAAAAGCCCatgaaaaagaaaataataaaaaaggTTGTGAAAGTTGTTCGAAAAAAGCCAACTGCTGAAGCTCCAGTGGATAAATCACCTCAGGTTGACAAGAATGCTGTGGCAGAAACTGCGAGCAAAACCGTCGAAAAGCACATTGAACAGAAAAGTGAGGATCTTGGGAAAGAGAAGGCGGGAGCTGGCATCGTTCAACAGCCTGAGGCTAAGAAAACTGGGAAGAAGAAGGTCATTCGCAGGATTGTTAAAAGAAAAGTTCCTGCTTCAGCGACTGAGCCAACAGCCCTTGCTGCACCTGCTGAGGCAAGTAAACAAGATGTGGATGTTCAGCCGGAGAAGATTGTTGAAGGCGTCACTGACGCTGGGAATTCACAGACTAAGCTGGAAGAAGGATTGAAAACTCCTGCTGAAGATATTTCAAACCAGAAGAAAGAAGAAGGATTGAAAACTCCAGCTGAGGATATTTCAAACCAGAAGAAAGAAGAAGGATTGAAAACTCCTGCTGAAGATACCTCAAATCAGAAGAAAGAACAGGAGCTGGAGATAAAGGGAGACATAATGACTGATGATCAAAAGGCAAATACAGATAAGGTTAACCAGCAGGAAGTTGTGGAACAGAAAGATCCAAAAATTGATGAAACAGACGGGAAGAGTGTCAAGAAAACGGATGACAACGAAACAAAGGATAAAGACCAGAAGATGGACTCAAAGAAAAAGTCGCCCATTGACACCAAAGAAAAGAAGAAGTCTGATGAACCTCCTAAACACCCAGGATTCATTCTCCAGGCCAAAAAGAGCAAAGAATATAAA CTCCGGTCAACATCCCTTTCATTGGATGGCCTCCTGGACTACACCGCCAATGATACAGAGGAGTCTGTATTTGAG CTTTCTTTGTTTGCTGAGTCTTTCAGCGAAATGCTTCAATACAGAATGGGTTGTGTGATCCTGTCTTTTcttgag AAACTTTACAGGCAGTATGTTGTGAGGAGGAATCAACGTAAGCGCCAAAGAGAGGAAGATCTAAAGAAGGAAGACACAATATCCTTGGAGAAGCGACTAAAGACAACTGATGAAAATGTAACTGGAAGTACCTCAGGTAACCCAGGTAAAAATGATGAAACAATAAAAGAGGGTGGAGAAAAGATAATTGGTGATAATTCATCAGCTTCCCATGAGCAACTGGTAAAAGAGGATGACGAGAAGATGAGTACAGATCATGCTGCCCAGGATGAAATGATGAAAGAGGGTGAGGAAAAGATTGACGCAGATCAGTCAGCAGCTGCCTGTGATGAACCTAAAGCTGATGAGAAAATGGAGGAAGAAGATCCTGAATATGAAGAAGATCCCGATGAAGTAGAATATGAAGGCGACGAGGACATGGATGATGCCACTGCTGAAGAGCCGGCAGAAGCACAG AATGAGGATAACTCAAACGAAAGAGAAACCAAGCCAGAAGAGGTAACTGCAGAAGATGATGGAAAGAGGACAACGGAGAATCTTAAGTTGGAAAAAGCAGAAGAGGACAAGCAGTCTGTAGCAGAGAAAGGAGATTTGAAAGAAGTTGAAGAGAAATCTGTTGGTAAGGAGGGAAAGATATCTGGTTCACAAAAAGGAGATTCAGCGAAACATGATGTGGTTGATAAGGACCTGTTGCAG GCTTTTAGGTACTTCGACCAAAACAGAGTTGGTTATATAAAG GTGGATGATTTAAGGTGCATCCTTCACAACTTGGGGAAATTTTTATCCAACAGGGATGTGAAG GACATGGTTCAAATTGCTCTTGCTGAGAGCAATTCTGCAAGGGATGGTCGCATTATCTATACAAAGCTTGTCAAGAAAGCTGACCTCTGA